Within the Acidipropionibacterium acidipropionici genome, the region TCGTAGCGAGGTCGCCGGCCCGGTCACCGGGCCACCAGTCGGCATGTCACGGTGGCGCTTCCGGTGACGGCGTCCAGGCCCACCGCCGACAGGATCACCGTGGCGCGGGTGGCGTCGACGGTGACACTCAGCCGCCCGCCGTCCACGGCGGCCCGGGCCCGCATCCTCGCCCCGTCGGCGGGGGCGGCCCCGGCCGCCGCCAGCGCGGCACGGCGCGCGGCACCCGGGTCGGGGCGGCCCACCAGTTCAGCGGCCGAGGCCTCATCGCAGCCTGTCCTGGCCGCGTCGGCCGCCACCGCGTGGGCCTGGCGGCGTGCCCGCGCCTGCTGGGCGCCGTCGACCGCCAGACCCCCGGCGAGGATGAGGCAGGGCAGCAGCACGGCCGCGGCGACCGACAGGCCGGCGCCCCGCTGATCGGCGGCCCTGCTCCGGTGGGGGCTCATGGGGCCAAGCTCAGCACGGGATGGCGGCCCGTGGGAAGGGTCTGTGGAGAACTGTCCGGAACCGGACTCCCGCGGGCGCGCGGGCGGGGTGTGGCCTAGGCTTGTCGATGTTTCATTTCTCTGCATGAAAGGTCACCACACCATGGCCCAGGTCAAGAAGGTCGCCCTCCTCACGGCGGGCGGGTTCGCCCCCTGCCTCTCGACGGCGATCGGCGGACTCATCAAGCGCTACACCGAGGTGGCTCCCGAGATCGAGATCATCGCCTACCGGCACGGCTACGAGGGCCTTCTCAAGGGCGACTACCTGGAGGTCACCGACGGGGTGCGCGCCAAGGCCGATGTGCTGCACCGCTTCGGCGGGTCCCCGATCGGCAACTCCCGCGTCAAGCTCACCAACAAGGACGACCTGGTCGCGCGCGGACTGGTCGGCGCCGACGATGACCCGCTCAAGGTCGCGGCGGACCGCCTGGTCGCCGACGGGGTCGACGTACTGCACACCATCGGCGGGGACGACACCAACACCACCGCCGCCGACCTGGCGGCCTACCTGGGCGAGCACGACTACGGCCTGACGGTCGTCGGCCTGCCCAAGACCATCGACAACGACGTGATCCCGATCCGCCAGTCGCTGGGCGCCTGGACGGCCGCCGAGCAGGGGTCGAAGTTCGCCCAGAACATCGTCGCCGAGCACAACTCCGGATCCCGGATGCTCATCATCCACGAGGTGATGGGCCGCAACTGCGGCTGGCTGACCGCCGCCACCGCCGCCAAGTACCACGAGTGGGTCGAGGCCCAGGAGTGGGTGCCCGAGATCGGCCTGAGCGCCGAGGCCTGGGACGTGCACGCGGTCTACGTGCCGGAGGCCGCCATCGATCTGGACGCCGAGGCCGAGCGCCTAGGCAAGGTGATGGACACCGTCGGCAATGTCACCATCTTCCTGTCGGAGGGCGCGGGCCTGGACGCCATCATCGCCGAGCTCGAGAAGTCCGGCGAGGAGGTGCCGCGCGATCCCTTCGGCCACGTCAAGCTGGACAAGATCAACCCCGGTGCCTGGTTCGGCAAGCAGTTCGCCGAGCGCCTGTCCGCCGAGAAGGTCATGGTTCAGAAGTCGGGGTACTTCTCCCGGTCCGCGGCCTCCAACGAGGCCGATCTGGAGCTCATCGGCCGTTGCACCGATCTGGCGGTCGAGTGCGCCCTGTCGGGCCGCTCGGGTGTCATCGGGCAGGACGAGGAGGCCGGCGACGTGCTGACCAACATCGACTTCACCCGGATCAAGGGTGGCAAGCCCTTCGACCTCACCCAGCCCTGGTTCACCGGTCTGCTGGAGTCGGTCGGCCAGCCTCCGGCCACCCCGGTCCACGGCTGATCCTCCTCCGGTTCCGGCGGGCCCGTCACTCCTCGCGGTGGCGGGCCCGTCGTGCGCGCCGGGGGGCCTCGGGATCGGTGTCGGGCTCGCCATCGGGCTCCTCGGGCTCCTCATCGGAGTCCTCGCAGCGCTGGGCCCTCCGATCGGCCAGGGCCCGGTCCCAGTGCCCCTTGACCGTCCAGGCGTCCCCGCGTGCCAGCAGCGGGGCGTCGGCGTCATTCCACCGCAGGGCCACCGCCGGCTGGTCGGCGGTGGCGATCCAGGCCGCGACGAAGAGCACCATGCGGGCCAGCACGTTGAACACCAGCATCACGATGATGATCGATCCGAAGGCCTGGACGGTCCGGTTGGCGTTGAGGGCGCCCACCAGGAATCCGGCGACGGTCTGCAGCAGCGCCAGGCAGATCCCTGCCGCCACCGATCCGATGGCGATCGCCCGCCAATTGCGCCGGCCCCTCGGCAGGGCGGCGTAGAGGAAGAGGAAGAAGATCGAGCCG harbors:
- a CDS encoding pyrophosphate--fructose-6-phosphate 1-phosphotransferase — translated: MKGHHTMAQVKKVALLTAGGFAPCLSTAIGGLIKRYTEVAPEIEIIAYRHGYEGLLKGDYLEVTDGVRAKADVLHRFGGSPIGNSRVKLTNKDDLVARGLVGADDDPLKVAADRLVADGVDVLHTIGGDDTNTTAADLAAYLGEHDYGLTVVGLPKTIDNDVIPIRQSLGAWTAAEQGSKFAQNIVAEHNSGSRMLIIHEVMGRNCGWLTAATAAKYHEWVEAQEWVPEIGLSAEAWDVHAVYVPEAAIDLDAEAERLGKVMDTVGNVTIFLSEGAGLDAIIAELEKSGEEVPRDPFGHVKLDKINPGAWFGKQFAERLSAEKVMVQKSGYFSRSAASNEADLELIGRCTDLAVECALSGRSGVIGQDEEAGDVLTNIDFTRIKGGKPFDLTQPWFTGLLESVGQPPATPVHG